In Yarrowia lipolytica chromosome 1F, complete sequence, a genomic segment contains:
- a CDS encoding uncharacterized protein (Compare to YALI0F16940g, some similarities with uniprot|P35845 Saccharomyces cerevisiae YAR042W SWH1 Protein similar to mammalian oxysterol-binding protein) — translation MSQPKTLDPRASRQPNSQIQTQAPPVPASYQEQRQPQSANHHTPSTTQQQPLSEPTLQVQNNNVERSIARLKIVSTLRSNDLERIQAIAEGPHANTELRNDLLDIAVQVSDLEVVKFLLQKYPDIDVNAQTAPSDEDTIYNKTPLHLAAEQGRDEVVLFLLQQPEIDDTLVDSLGRQPMEVARYPEIAETIQTERNKFVEKISNEMKVAFDRGDLQGIDALLTNPRSSSLLDINGHNPETGSTVLHDFAHRRDARMVEFILSHGGDPLVRNKNGQLPSDLTKDETIRQLLQKSTAKQQVISEADIANGPPKQSNPAPQMKGFLKKWTNFTSGYKLRWFVLEDGVLSYYKKQDSTDTCRGSINMKNAYVRLDKSEDLKFEVGSKVQGGYKFHLKAKHHVETNKWVWNISNAIRWAKDQEGGSKKKTRSAATAGGAAGGANTGGAGNAIPSGGASHGAAAGAAAGGITAATSGNNLPPPSGPPPAIPAAASERPISAYSNNQLSPSDVVTGSASVRSRAASSSGAPDEEVDLEEYASDDDDDTNDAEDLAQMGAPNDADYAFMGRSIGLEFKMIRNALTILLQSNDKGELNPRNLGLGLKALEDGVSQLERLHQEYTGMTQTREVYYQRRLAREIDIQHLWEQNVQSLEKEHEKIQRELHEATQQKKKARRSLREAYTSYQRNSLSGAMSPDPSMHNLHGVAAGFASPPFPEAPEFSDDSDDEFFDADDTQDIPEIQEPGFDFEESQSSAGPGVRGAAVGGLAGGAVSRSAAPNSAPPAAPAVPKSRFDPGPAASHAASAAHTPAQNPFGIAVAQADAYEAVNDGARAQPAQPAKSINDPSPLAQTPYTEHTSFMGSQPGQLQPGQSQRFPHGQQQHGQQQHGQQQHGQHVQPNQTHGHSQNPAQAAAVTASQAHKSHQPLSQPPLHNQPGHAATPSRDSFAAPPSRDSHYSQSSSHYGEGSRPQSVRQDSRPQSVRSVASHERPHSRDQHGQQGQQQYGQQQQYGQQQQYGQQQHGQHGPPYGQAPPVPQGQPQSHPQAHQGPQGQAPPVPQSQSYSQAPQGQAPQAQAPPVPQGQPTQAPQGQRPPIPQAHSGHGVGGAAAGAAAGAVGAGALGAGAAAGSRSQSQQSLPLSQSQSQPKAQSQPQSQPQQKSAQPKSAPKKDISLPFGVGEVKLEVEDQKEKWEEILDENSFAGYEDPPRKQLAISADNRPKVSLWGILKNLVGKDMTKMTLPVSFNECSSLLQRVAEDMEYTDLLDKARTFDDSTKRLAYVAAFAASEYASTTLRVAKPFNPLLGETYEYARPDKKFRFFSEQVSHHPPIGACHAESPYWDYMGESNVKSKFTGRAFDINPLGTLFLNLRPDNAPPELYTWKKVNTQVVGIITGSPVVDNYGDMTITNHDTGDTCTLHFKARGWRGAGAFEVKGNVVDKNGNPQWTVGGHWHEKFYLKKHGSESKEVIWEVNPRPPAPFNLTPFAITLNALPDRLKPWLAPTDTRLRPDQRAMEEARYDDAATEKNRVEEKQRAARREREAKGEVYKPRFFEEAKHPVTGETYYKYNGDYWKERGEKNFTNVMDIF, via the exons ATGTCACAGCCCAAAACGCTGGATCCCCGGGCTTCCCGACAGCCCAATtcccagatccagacccaGGCGCCACCAGTGCCAGCTTCGTACCAGGAGCAGCGCCAGCCTCAGTCTGCGAATCACCATACCCCGTCCACAacccagcaacagcctctTTCCGAGCCTACCTTGCAAGTTCAGA acaacaATGTGGAGCGATCTATTGCTCGACTGAAGATTGTGTCCACCCTCCGATCCAACGATCTGGAGCGAATCCAGGCTATTGCCGAGGGTCCCCACGCCAACACGGAGCTTCGAAACGATCTGCTCGACATTGCCGTGCAGGTATCTGACCTCGAGGTGGTCAAGTTTCTGCTCCAGAAGTACCCCGATATTGATGTCAACGCACAGACTGCGCCTTCCGATGAGGACACTATCTACAACAAGACCCCCCTGCATCTAGCCGCTGAGCAGGGCCGAGACGAGGTGGTCCTGTTTCTGCTGCAGCAGCCCGAGATCGACGATACCCTCGTGGACTCGCTGGGACGACAGCCCATGGAGGTTGCCCGATACCCCGAGATTGCAGAGACGATTCAGACGGAGCGAAACAAGTTTGTGGAAAAGATCTCCAACGAGATGAAGGTGGCGTTCGACCGTGGCGATCTTCAGGGAATTGACGCTCTGTTGACCAACCCCAGATCGTCGTCTCTTCTCGACATTAATGGCCACAACCCCGAGACTGGATCCACCGTCCTCCACGACTTTGCACACAGACGAGATGCTCGAATGGTCGAGTTTATCTTATCGCACGGAGGTGACCCTCTTGTTCGAAACAAGAATGGCCAGCTCCCCTCAGATCTGACCAAGGACGAAACCATTCGACAGTTGCTCCAAAAGTCTACTGCCAAGCAGCAAGTCATTTCCGAGGCTGATATCGCTAACGGACCCCCCAAGCAGTCCAACCCCGCTCCTCAGATGAAGGGTTTCCTCAAAAAGTGGACCAACTTCACTTCTGGATACAAGCTGCGTTGGTTTGTGCTTGAGGATGGTGTTTTGTCCTactacaagaagcaggaCAGCACCGACACTTGTCGAGGCTCTATCAACATGAAGAACGCCTACGTACGGCTCGACAAGAGCGAAGATCTCAAGTTCGAGGTTGGCTCAAAGGTCCAGGGCGGCTATAAGTTCCacctcaaggccaagcaTCACGTTGAGACCAACAAGTGGGTTTGGAACATTAGCAACGCCATCAGATGGGCCAAGGACCAGGAAGGTGGCAGCAAGAAGAAAACAAGATCAGCTGCTACAGCAGgtggagctgcaggaggcGCTAACACAGGAGGCGCTGGCAATGCCATTCCCAGTGGCGGAGCTTCTCACGGAGCTGCCGCTGGTGCCGCTGCCGGCGGTATTACTGCCGCTACCAGTGGTAACAAtctgcctcctccttcaggCCCTCCCCCCGCCATCcccgctgctgcttccgAACGACCCATTTCTGCCTACAGTAACAACCAGCTGTCTCCTTCTGACGTTGTTACTGGATCTGCTTCTGTGCGATCTCGAgctgcctcctcttcagGTGCTCCCGATGAAGAGGTCGATCTTGAGGAGTATGCTTctgacgatgacgatgacaCCAACGACGCTGAGGATCTCGCACAGATGGGAGCTCCAAACGACGCTGACTACGCTTTCATGGGCCGATCTATTGGTCTGGAGTTTAAGATGATCCGAAACGCTCTGACTATTCTCCTTCAGTCCAACGACAAGGGCGAGCTGAATCCTCGAAacctcggccttggccttaAGGCTCTAGAGGACGGAGTTTCACAGCTTGAGAGGCTCCACCAAGAGTACACCGGAATGACTCAGACCCGAGAGGTGTACTACCAGCGACGTTTGGCCCGAGAGATTGACATTCAGCATCTCTGGGAGCAGAATGTCCAGAGcctggagaaggagcacGAGAAGATCCAGCGAGAGCTGCACGAGGCCACccaacagaagaagaaggctcgaCGAAGTCTGCGAGAAGCCTACACTTCGTACCAGCGAAACTCTCTTTCTGGCGCTATGTCTCCTGACCCTTCCATGCACAACCTTCACGGAGTTGCCGCTGGCTTTGCTTCCCCTCCCTTCCCCGAAGCCCCCGAGTTTTCTGACGATTCTGATGATGAGTTCTTTGATGCAGATGATACTCAGGACATTCCTGAGATCCAGGAGCCCGGCTTCGACTTTGAGGAGTCTCAGTCATCCGCTGGTCCCGGTGTTCGAGGCGCTGCAGTTGGCGGCCttgctggtggagctgtttctcgatctgctgctcctAACTCTGCTCCCCCCGCAGCTCCTGCTGTTCCCAAGTCCCGATTCGATCCTGGCCCTGCTGCATCTCACGCTGCTTCGGCAGCGCACACTCCTGCTCAGAATCCCTTTGGTATTGCTGTCGCACAGGCCGATGCCTACGAGGCCGTCAACGATGGTGCTCGAGCTCAGCCTGCCCAGCCTGCCAAGTCTATCAACGACCCCTCTCCTCTTGCCCAGACTCCTTACACTGAGCATACTTCTTTCATGGGTAGTCAGCCCGGACAGTTGCAGCCCGGCCAGTCTCAACGATTTCCTCAcggtcagcagcagcacggtcagcagcagcacggtcagcagcagcacggTCAGCATGTCCAGCCCAACCAGACCCACGGCCATTCCCAGAACCCTGCTCAGGCTGCCGCTGTGACTGCCTCCCAGGCCCACAAGTCCCACCAGCCTCTGTCCCAGCCTCCTCTGCACAACCAGCCCGGCCACGCTgccactccttctcgagATTCGTTTGccgctcctccttccagaGACTCTCACTACTCTCAGAGCTCTTCTCACTACGGTGAGGGAAGCCGACCTCAGTCCGTGAGACAGGATAGTCGACCCCAGTCCGTCCGTTCCGTTGCCAGCCATGAGCGACCTCATTCCCGAGACCAGCATGGTCAGCAGGGACAACAGCAGTAcggtcagcagcagcagtacggtcagcagcagcagtacggtcagcagcagcatggtCAACACGGTCCACCATATGGACAGGCCCCTCCTGTGCCCCAGGGCCAACCCCAATCCCACCCCCAGGCCCACCAGGGCCCTCAAGGACAGGCTCCTCCTGTGCCACAGTCTCAATCTTATTCCCAGGCTCCCCAGGGTCAGGCTCCTCAAGCCCAAGCCCCTCCCGTTCCTCAGGGTCAGCCTACGCAGGCTCCCCAGGGCCAGCGACCTCCTATCCCCCAGGCCCATTCTGGtcatggtgttggaggagctgctgctggagctgctgctggagctgtcgGAGCTGGTGCTCTTGGTGCCggcgctgctgctggttctcGTTCGCAGTCTCAGCAGTCCCTCCCCCTGTCTCAGTCCCAGTCCCAGCCCAAGGCCCAGTCTCAACCTCAGTCTCAACCCCAGCAGAAAAGTGCGCAGCCCAAGTCTGctcccaagaaggacatttCTCTGCCCTTTGGTGTTGGCGAGGTGAAGCTTGAGGTCGAGGATCAGAAGGAGAAGTGGGAGGAGATTCTTGACGAGAACTCCTTTGCTGGTTACGAGGACCCCCCTCGAAAGCAGCTCGCTATTTCTGCTGATAATCGACCCAAGGTGTCCCTTTGGGGTattctcaagaacctggTTGGTAAGGATATGACCAAGATGACTCTGCCTGTGTCTTTTAACGAgtgttcttctcttcttcagcgAGTCGCTGAGGATATGGAGTATACTGATCTGCTGGACAAAGCTCGAACTTTCGACGACTCCACCAAGCGACTGGCTTACGTTGCTGCCTTTGCTGCTTCCGAGTACGCTTCCACCACTCTTCGAGTTGCGAAGCCCTTCAACCCTCTTCTTGGTGAGACTTACGAGTACGCTCGACCCGACAAGAAGTTCCGATTCTTCAGTGAGCAGGTTTCGCATCATCCTCCTATCGGTGCTTGCCATGCTGAGTCCCCTTACTGGGACTACATGGGTGAGAGTAATGTCAAGTCCAAGTTCACCGGTCGAGCTTTCGATATCAACCCTCTTGGTACTCTGTTCCTCAACCTGCGACCTGATAACGCTCCCCCGGAGTTGTACACATGGAAGAAGGTCAACACCCAAGTTGTCGGTATTATTACCGGATCTCCTGTCGTCGACAACTATGGTGATATGACCATCACTAACCACGACACTGGTGACACCTGTACTCTTCATTTCAAGGCTCGAGGATGGCGAGGAGCCGGCGCCTTCGAGGTCAAGGGTAACGTTGTGGACAAGAACGGCAACCCTCAGTGGACCGTTGGAGGACACTGGCACGAAAAGTTCTATCTCAAGAAGCATGGTTCCGAGTCTAAGGAGGTCATTTGGGAGGTCAATCCCCGACCTCCTGCGCCTTTCAACCTTACGCCTTTTGCTATCACTCTGAATGCTCTTCCCGATCGTCTCAAGCCATGGTTAGCACCGACCGATACTCGTCTTCGACCAGATCAGCGAGCCATGGAAGAGGCTCGATACGACGATGCTGCAACGGAAAAGAACCGagtcgaggagaagcagcgaGCCGCACGACGAGAGCGGGAGGCTAAGGGTGAGGTGTACAAGCCTCGATTTTTTGAGGAAGCCAAGCACCCTGTCACTGGCGAGacttactacaagtacaatggAGATTACTGGAAGGAGCGAGGTGAGAAGAATTTCACTAATGTGATGGATATTTTTTAA